The sequence CAACACCCTCAAGCACGCGGCCCCACCCGCCGCCGCACCCCTGTCCGCCACGGTGACCCTCACCTACACCCGCACCCACATCGACGCCCGCATCACGGACACAGGCACGGGCCCAAGCGCCGGCACAGGCGCGGACGGGCAGGACCCCCCAGCCCCCACCCTCGCCCAAGGCATCATGGGCATGCGCGAACGGGCGGCGCTCTACAACGGCACGATCGAAGCCGGCCCGCTGCCGGACCACGGCGGATGGCACGTCCACCTCCGCCTCCCCCTGGAGGACCAGCCCCAGTGACGACCGTACTCATCGCGGACGACCAGCCGATGCAGCGCTTCGGCTTCCGCATGCTGCTGGAGAGCCAGGACGACATGACGGTCGTCGGCGAGGCGGGCGACGGCACCGAGGCCATCAACCTGATCGCCCGGCACCAGCCGGACGTCGCCCTGATGGACATCCGCATGCCCGGCCTCGACGGGATCGAGGCGACCCGCCGCATCATCAGGTCGGGCTCCCGCACCCGCGTCCTCATCGTCACGACCTTCGACCTCGACGAGTACGCGTACGACGGCCTCCGCGCCGGCGCCAGCGGCTTCCTGGTCAAGGACGTCCTGCCGGAGGAGCTCCTCTCGGGCATCCGCGCGGTGGCCGGCGGCGACGCCGTGGTCGCCCCGTCCCTGACCCGCCGCCTCCTGGACGCCTACGCCCACCACCTGCCGGTCACCCCCGGCGACACCGCAGCCACCGCGTCGAACCCCCGCATCACCACGCTGACGGACCGGGAACGAGAGATCCTCACGGTCATCGGCCAAGGCTGGTCGAACACGGAGATCGCCACCCGCCTCCACCTCGCCGAGTCCACCGTGAAGACGCACGTCACCCGCATCCTCGCCAAAACGGGCTGCCGGGACCGCGTGCAGGCGGTCATCCTGGCCTACGACAGCCGACTGGTGACGCCCTCGTAGGCCCCCGGGGGGCCGCGTTCATGGCCCGGAACGCAGAAAAGCCCCGCACCATACGGTGCGGGGCTTTCCCGGAAAAATTGTTCGGCGGCGTCCTACTCTCCCACAGGGTCCCCCCTGCAGTACCATCGGCGCTGAAAGGCTTAGCTTCCGGGTTCGGAATGTAACCGGGCGTTTCCCTAACGCAATGACCACCGAAACACTATGAAATTTAGAACAACCGGTGTAATCACAGCTGTTCGTTATTTCAGAACTAACACAGTGGACGCGAGCAACTGAGGACAAGCCCTCGGCCTATTAGTACCAGTCAGCTCCACCCGTTACCGGGCTTCCACATCTGGCCTATCAACCCAGTCGTCTACTGGGAGCCTTAACCCCTCAAGAGGGTGGGAATACTCATCTCGAAGCAGGCTTCCCGCTTAGATGCTTTCAGCGGTTATCCTTTCCGAACGTAGCCAACCAGCCATGCCCTTGGCAGGACAACTGGCACACCAGAGGTTCGTCCGTCCCGGTCCTCTCGTACTAGGGACAGCCCTTCTCAATATTCCTACGCGCACAGCGGATAGGGACCGAACTGTCTCACGACGTTCTAAACCCAGCTCGCGTACCGCTTTAATGGGCGAACAGCCCAACCCTTGGGACCGACTCCAGCCCCAGGATGCGACGAGCCGACATCGAGGTGCCAAACCATCCCGTCGATATGGACTCTTGGGGAAGATCAGCCTGTTATCCCCGGGGTACCTTTTATCCGTTGAGCGACAGCGCTTCCACAAGCCACTGCCGGATCACTAGTCCCGACTTTCGTCCCTGCTCGACCCGTCGGTCTCACAGTCAAGCTCCCTTGTGCACTTACACTCAACACCTGATTGCCAACCAGGCTGAGGGAACCTTTGGGCGCCTCCGTTACTCTTTAGGAGGCAACCGCCCCAGTTAAACTACCCATCAGACACTGTCCCTGATCCGGATCACGGACCCAGGTTAGACATCCAGCACGACCAGAGTGGTATTTCAACGACGACTCCACAACCACTGGCGTGGCCGCTTCACAGTCTCCCACCTATCCTACACAAGCCGAACCGAACACCAATATCAAACTATAGTAAAGGTCCCGGGGTCTTTCCGTCCTGCTGCGCGAAACGAGCATCTTTACTCGTAGTGCAATTTCACCGGGCCTATGGTTGAGACAGTCGAGAAGTCGTTACGCCATTCGTGCAGGTCGGAACTTACCCGACAAGGAATTTCGCTACCTTAGGATGGTTATAGTTACCACCGCCGTTTACTGGCGCTTAAGTTCTCAGCTTCGCACACCCGAAAGTGCACTAACCGGTCCCCTTAACGTTCCAGCACCGGGCAGGCGTCAGTCCGTATACATCGCCTTACGGCTTCGCACGGACCTGTGTTTTTAGTAAACAGTCGCTTCTCGCTGGTCTCTGCGGCCACCCCCAGCTCAAGCAGCAAGTGCTATCACCAGTGATGGCCCCCCTTCTCCCGAAGTTACGGGGGCATTTTGCCGAGTTCCTTAACCATAGTTCACCCGAACGCCTCGGTATTCTCTACCTGACCACCTGAGTCGGTTTAGGGTACGGGCCGCCATGAAACTCGCTAGAGGCTTTTCTCGACAGCATAGGATCATCCACTTCACCACAATCGGCTCGGCATCAGGTCTCACCCTGCATGTGTGACGGATTTACCTACCACACGGGCTACACCCTTACCCCGGGACAACCACCGCCCGGGCTGGACTACCTTCCTGCGTCACCCCATCGCTTACCTACTACAAGTCTGGTTCATCGGCTCCACCACTACCCTCAACTCCGAAGAGATCGGGCCGGCTTCACGGACTTAGCATCGCCTGATTCAGTACTGGGCGTTTCAAAGCGGGTACCGGAATATCAACCGGTTGTCCATCGACTACGCCTGTCGGCCTCGCCTTAGGTCCCGACTTACCCTGGGCAGATCAGCTTGACCCAGGAACCCTTAGTCAATCGGCGCACACGTTTCTCACGTGTGTATCGCTACTCATGCCTGCATTCTCACTCGTGAACCGTCCACAACTCGCTTCCGCGGCTGCTTCACCCGGCACACGACGCTCCCCTACCCATCCCAGCCCCCGTTGGGGGTACATGCTGGAATGACACGACTTCGGCGGTACGCTTGAGCCCCGCTACATTGTCGGCGCGGAATCACTTGACCAGTGAGCTATTACGCACTCTTTCAAGGGTGGCTGCTTCTAAGCCAACCTCCTGGTTGTCTCTGCGACTCCACATCCTTTCCCACTTAGCGTACGCTTAGGGGCCTTAGTCGATGCTCTGGGCTGTTTCCCTCTCGACCATGGAGCTTATCCCCCACAGTCTCACTGCCGCGCTCTCACTTACCGGCATTCGGAGTTTGGCTAAGGTCAGTAACCCGGTAGGGCCCATCGCCTATCCAGTGCTCTACCTCCGGCAAGAAACACACGACGCTGCACCTAAATGCATTTCGGGGAGAACCAGCTATCACGGAGTTTGATTGGCCTTTCACCCCTAACCACAGGTCATCCCCCAGGTTTTCAACCCTGGTGGGTTCGGTCCTCCACGAAGTCTTACCTCCGCTTCAACCTGCCCATGGCTAGATCACTCCGCTTCGGGTCTAGAGCGTGCAACTAGTTCGCCCTATTCGGACTCGCTTTCGCTACGGCTTCCCCACACGGGTTAACCTCGCTACACACCGCTAACTCGCAGGCTCATTCTTCAAAAGGCACGCAGTCACGACTGCATGTGCAAGCACATACAGCGACGCTCCCACGGCTTGTAGGCACACGGTTTCAGGTACTATTTCACTCCGCTCCCGCGGTACTTTTCACCATTCCCTCACGGTACTATCCGCTATCGGTCACCAGGGAATATTTAGGCTTAGCGGGTGGTCCCGCCAGATTCACACGGGATTTCTCGGGCCCCGTGCTACTTGGGTGGTTCTCAAGCAAGCCGTTGATGTTTCAGCTACGGGGGTCTTACCCTCTACGCCGGACCTTTCGCATGTCCTTCGCCTACATCAACGGTTTCTGACTTGCCGACCAATCGGCAGATTGATCAAGAGAACTCCCACAACCCCGTATGCGCAACCCCTGCCGGGTATCACACGCATACGGTTTGGCCTCATCCAGTTTCGCTCGCCACTACTCCCGGAATCACGGTTGTTTTCTCTTCCTGAGGGTACTGAGATGTTTCACTTCCCCTCGTTCCCTCCACACTGCCTATGTGTTCAGCAGCGGGTGACAGCCCATGACGACTGCCGGGTTTCCCCATTCGGAAACCCCCGGATCAAAGCTTGGTTGACAGCTCCCCGGGGACTATCGTGGCCTCCCACGTCCTTCATCGGTTCCTGGTGCCAAGGCATCCACCGTGCGCCCTTAAAAACTTGGCCACAGATGCTCGCGTCCACTGTGCAGTTCTCAAACAACGACCAGCCACCCACCACCCCGTCCCTGAGGACGAGTTCACTGGGGCCGGATCGAAGGCGACCTCTACGGCCGTACCTTCAGATACCCAACAGCGTGCCCGACCCGACCGATCCATCCCCACGTTCCACGCCGAAGCAGTACTAGTGACAACCAACCTGTCGTGCCGAATAGTCAACGTTCCACCCATGAGCAACCAGCACCGAACACTCGCCGGTGTACTGGCCTCTGACCAAACCGAGGCTTGGTGAGAAGTGCTCCTTAGAAAGGAGGTGATCCAGCCGCACCTTCCGGTACGGCTACCTTGTTACGACTTCGTCCCAATCGCCAGTCCCACCTTCGACAGCTCCCTCCCACAAGGGGTTGGGCCACCGGCTTCGGGTGTTACCGACTTTCGTGACGTGACGGGCGGTGTGTACAAGGCCCGGGAACGTATTCACCGCAGCAATGCTGATCTGCGATTACTAGCAACTCCGACTTCATGGGGTCGAGTTGCAGACCCCAATCCGAACTGAGACCGGCTTTTTGAGATTCGCTCCGCCTCGCGGCATCGCAGCTCATTGTACCGGCCATTGTAGCACGTGTGCAGCCCAAGACATAAGGGGCATGATGACTTGACGTCGTCCCCACCTTCCTCCGAGTTGACCCCGGCAGTCTCCTGTGAGTCCCCATCACCCCGAAGGGCATGCTGGCAACACAGAACAAGGGTTGCGCTCGTTGCGGGACTTAACCCAACATCTCACGACACGAGCTGACGACAGCCATGCACCACCTGTATACCGACCACAAGGGGGGCACCATCTCTGATGCTTTCCGGTATATGTCAAGCCTTGGTAAGGTTCTTCGCGTTGCGTCGAATTAAGCCACATGCTCCGCTGCTTGTGCGGGCCCCCGTCAATTCCTTTGAGTTTTAGCCTTGCGGCCGTACTCCCCAGGCGGGGAACTTAATGCGTTAGCTGCGGCACCGACGACGTGGAATGTCGCCAACACCTAGTTCCCAACGTTTACGGCGTGGACTACCAGGGTATCTAATCCTGTTCGCTCCCCACGCTTTCGCTCCTCAGCGTCAGTAATGGCCCAGAGATCCGCCTTCGCCACCGGTGTTCCTCCTGATATCTGCGCATTTCACCGCTACACCAGGAATTCCGATCTCCCCTACCACACTCTAGCTAGCCCGTATCGAATGCAGACCCGGGGTTAAGCCCCGGGCTTTCACATCCGACGTGACAAGCCGCCTACGAGCTCTTTACGCCCAATAATTCCGGACAACGCTTGCGCCCTACGTATTACCGCGGCTGCTGGCACGTAGTTAGCCGGCGCTTCTTCTGCAGGTACCGTCACTTTCGCTTCTTCCCTGCTGAAAGAGGTTTACAACCCGAAGGCCGTCATCCCTCACGCGGCGTCGCTGCATCAGGCTTTCGCCCATTGTGCAATATTCCCCACTGCTGCCTCCCGTAGGAGTCTGGGCCGTGTCTCAGTCCCAGTGTGGCCGGTCGCCCTCTCAGGCCGGCTACCCGTCGTCGCCTTGGTAGGCCATTACCCCACCAACAAGCTGATAGGCCGCGGGCTCATCCTTCACCGCCGGAGCTTTTAACCCCGTCCCATGCGGGACAGAGTGTTATCCGGTATTAGACCCCGTTTCCAGGGCTTGTCCCAGAGTGAAGGGCAGATTGCCCACGTGTTACTCACCCGTTCGCCACTAATCCACCCCGAAAGGCTTCATCGTTCGACTTGCATGTGTTAAGCACGCCGCCAGCGTTCGTCCTGAGCCAGGATCAAACTCTCCGTGAATGTTTACCCGTAATCGGGTGCACACACACGAGAGCGGAACAACCGGTCGGAATAAGACCCGTTGTTCACAGCGTCCTCGCTGTGTAATCGCCTGCCCGTGTGCCGCCGAAGCGACCCGGTGCAGGACTTTCAAAGGAACCACCAACCTGCACCAGGTGCAGGCCGGGGTATCAACATATCTGGCGTTGACTTTTGGCACGCTGTTGAGTTCTCAAGGAACGGACGCTTCCTTCGGTCCCGTTTCACCGGGGCCCTCCGGGCGCTTCCCTTCGTTTTTCTTTCCTGTCTTGCGTTTCCGACTCTATCAGACTCTTTCGTGTCCGATTCCCGGTCGAAGCAGGTCAAGCAGTTTCGCTTTCCAGGTCCTTCGCTTTCGCGTTTTCCCTTTCCGGCGAGTCCGACTCTATCAGATCCTTTCGGGCCTGACTCCCAGTCAGCGGGCTTTGCCTTCCCGGCCGTTGGGCCGTTCCGACGCTCAAACTCTAGCGGATTCTCCCGGCGGCTCATAATCGGGCCGTTCGAAATGAATTCCGGCATGCCGAAATTCTCCCGGCTGGGAGATCGTGCTGAAGTTTGGTTGCCGCGTGTGCGGCGGGATCGGTTGTCGAGGAACCGTTCCGGCCCCGTGACAACTCGAAGAACCTTACGGATCGGGCGGGGCCGTGTCAACCCCGCCCGAGCACCAGGGCCGGGCCCGGTCCCGTACCCCTTCAGTCCAGGTCGGTGAGGCGGCCGCCGGCGTCCGGCTGGGCGTGTTCCACGCGGCGCAGGAGGCGGACCAGGAGCTCGCCGAGGACTCCGCGTTCGTCGCCGGAGAGGTCCTGGAGGAGGTCCTCCTCGAAGTCGGTGGCCATGCGCATCGCCTCCAGCCACTTCGTACGGCCCACGTCGGTGAGCTCGACGATGACGCGGACCCGGTTGTTCTCGTCGCGGTCCCGGGTGACCAGGCCCTCGGCGGCCATCCGGTCCACGCGGTGGGTCATGGCCGCCGGGGTGAGGCCGAGGCGCTTCGCCAGTTCGCCGGGGCCGAGGCGGTAGGGGGCTCCCGACAGGACGAGGGTCTTGAGGACCTCCCACTCGGCGTTGCTGATGCCGAGGGCGGCGACCTGTCTCCCGTACGCGACGTTCATCCGGCGGTTCAGGCGGCCCAGCGCGGAGACGACCTGTTCGACCTGGGGGTCGAGGTCGCGGAACTCGCGCTGATAGGCGGCGATCTGTTCGTCGAGGCTCGGCTCGTGGGGGCCGGGCTCCTCGGTGCTCTCAGACATGGCGGGCAGTATGGCACGCCCCACCACCCTTGAAGTCCTTCAGGCTGTAGTTTTCACCTTCTAAGTTTAGTGCTAAAGTCTTCGAGTCCGAGTTCGCCTGGGGTGTCCCTGAGGGTCTCGGGCCTCCGGAACTTCTTGAACTTCTGAACTTCTAGACCTTGAGGTAGGTGAGTGTGACCAGGGAGATGGGCGCAGCGCTGCGGCGGATCCAGCTGGGCAGCGCGCTGAGCGCGTTCGGGCTCGGGTTCACCGTTCCGTATCTGTACGTCTACGTGGCGCAGGTGCGGGATCTGGGCGCCGGTACGGCGGGAGTCGTCCTGGCTGTCTTCGCGATGGCAGCGCTGGCCGTTCTGCCGTTCACCGGGCGGGCCATCGACCGGCGGGGGCCGCTGCCCGTGCTGGTGGTGGCCGCCGGCCTCGCCGCCGTGGGTGCCGCTGCCCTGGGGTACGCGAGCAGCGTGCCGGCCGCCGTGCTGTCGGCCGCGGTCCTCGGTGCGGGCACCGCCGTGATGCAGCCCGCCCTGGCCACGATGCTCGTCTGGTGCTCCAGCACCGCCACCCGTACCCGCGCCTTCGCCATGCAGTTCTTCCTCCAGAACCTGGGGCTCGGGCTCGGTGGGCTGGTCGGCGGGCAGCTCGTGGACGTGAGCAGGCCCGCGAGCTTCACCCTGCTGTTCCTGATCGAGGCCGGGATGTTCGTGGTTCTGGGTGTCGTGACGGTGACCGTGAAGATGCCGCGTACGGCTTCCATCGGCGGAGCCCGGCCGACCGACGGCTCCGCCAAGGGCGGGATGCGGGCACTGCTCTCGCACCGGGCCATGGTCCAGCTGTGTGTGCTCGGGTTCGTGCTCTTCTTCGCCTGCTACGGGCAGTTCGAGTCCGGTCTCGCCGCGTACGGCACCGAGGCCGCCGGGATCCAGCCCTCCACGCTCGGCTTCGCGCTGGCCGCCAACACCGCGGTCATCGTCATCGCCCAGTTCGTCGTCCTGCGGCTCGTGGAGCGGCGGCGGCGCAGCCGGGTCATCGCTGCGGTGGGGCTCATCTGGGCGTTCGCCTGGATCGTCGCGGGGTACGCCGGGCTCGGGCACGGCAGCCAGGCCATGGCGACGGCCGCGTTCATCTCGACGTACGCGCTGTTCGGGCTGGGCGAGGCGATGCTGTCGCCGACCGTGGCGCCGCTGGTCGCCGATCTGGCGCCGGAGTCGATGGTCGGGCAGTACAACTCGGCGTTCGCCCTGTGCAAGCAGCTCGCGCTCGCGGTCGGTCCCGCTGTCGGCGGGCCGATGGGGGCCTCGCTGCACGGTCCGTACATCGTGACGTTCGTGCTGTTCTCGCTGGGCATCACGGTGCTCGCGCTGCGGCTGGGGCGCCGGCTCACCCCCGTACAGGATCAGCCTTCGCTGGCTCCCGCGCCCTCGCGGGTGGTGGCGGTGTCGCTGCCCGAGGGTGGGGAGAGCGGTGCGGAGGC is a genomic window of Streptomyces sp. SID8374 containing:
- a CDS encoding response regulator transcription factor, which codes for MTTVLIADDQPMQRFGFRMLLESQDDMTVVGEAGDGTEAINLIARHQPDVALMDIRMPGLDGIEATRRIIRSGSRTRVLIVTTFDLDEYAYDGLRAGASGFLVKDVLPEELLSGIRAVAGGDAVVAPSLTRRLLDAYAHHLPVTPGDTAATASNPRITTLTDREREILTVIGQGWSNTEIATRLHLAESTVKTHVTRILAKTGCRDRVQAVILAYDSRLVTPS
- a CDS encoding MarR family transcriptional regulator — protein: MSESTEEPGPHEPSLDEQIAAYQREFRDLDPQVEQVVSALGRLNRRMNVAYGRQVAALGISNAEWEVLKTLVLSGAPYRLGPGELAKRLGLTPAAMTHRVDRMAAEGLVTRDRDENNRVRVIVELTDVGRTKWLEAMRMATDFEEDLLQDLSGDERGVLGELLVRLLRRVEHAQPDAGGRLTDLD
- a CDS encoding MFS transporter, with the protein product MGAALRRIQLGSALSAFGLGFTVPYLYVYVAQVRDLGAGTAGVVLAVFAMAALAVLPFTGRAIDRRGPLPVLVVAAGLAAVGAAALGYASSVPAAVLSAAVLGAGTAVMQPALATMLVWCSSTATRTRAFAMQFFLQNLGLGLGGLVGGQLVDVSRPASFTLLFLIEAGMFVVLGVVTVTVKMPRTASIGGARPTDGSAKGGMRALLSHRAMVQLCVLGFVLFFACYGQFESGLAAYGTEAAGIQPSTLGFALAANTAVIVIAQFVVLRLVERRRRSRVIAAVGLIWAFAWIVAGYAGLGHGSQAMATAAFISTYALFGLGEAMLSPTVAPLVADLAPESMVGQYNSAFALCKQLALAVGPAVGGPMGASLHGPYIVTFVLFSLGITVLALRLGRRLTPVQDQPSLAPAPSRVVAVSLPEGGESGAEAADRAVSVTAPAAAAATAGR